In one Bosea sp. RAC05 genomic region, the following are encoded:
- a CDS encoding BtpA/SgcQ family protein, whose product MNTSIFRAKTSAVQRLFGRDKAVIGVIHSLPLPGSPHYDGANVEDIYAFACDEAERYRDGGVDGLIVENHGDIPFAKPDELGPETAACMAVMADRVRRASGLPIGINVLANGAISGIAVAKAAGAGFVRVNQWANAYVANEGFMEGKAGAAARYRSWLRGSDIAIFSDVHVKHGAHAIVADRSLQELTRDSEFFDADAVIVTGQRTGDGANLQDLATVRGATSLPVLVGSGVTPDNVTAILDHANAVIVASALKHGGSWWNAVDPVRLRAFMAVVEQARA is encoded by the coding sequence GTGAACACGTCGATCTTTCGCGCAAAAACGTCAGCCGTGCAGCGTCTCTTCGGTCGCGACAAGGCCGTGATCGGTGTCATCCATTCGCTGCCGCTGCCTGGGTCCCCCCATTATGATGGCGCCAATGTCGAGGACATCTATGCCTTCGCCTGCGATGAGGCCGAGCGCTACCGCGATGGCGGGGTCGATGGACTGATCGTCGAGAACCACGGCGACATTCCGTTCGCCAAGCCCGACGAACTCGGCCCCGAAACGGCCGCCTGTATGGCCGTGATGGCCGACCGCGTCCGGCGTGCGAGCGGCCTGCCGATCGGGATCAATGTGCTTGCCAATGGTGCAATCTCCGGGATCGCTGTCGCCAAGGCTGCCGGCGCCGGCTTTGTCCGCGTCAATCAGTGGGCCAACGCCTATGTCGCCAATGAGGGTTTCATGGAGGGCAAAGCGGGTGCAGCCGCGCGTTATCGATCGTGGCTCAGAGGCAGCGACATCGCGATCTTCTCCGACGTCCACGTCAAGCACGGGGCCCATGCGATCGTCGCCGACCGCAGCTTGCAAGAGCTGACGCGCGACTCCGAGTTCTTCGATGCCGACGCGGTGATCGTAACAGGCCAGCGCACGGGCGATGGTGCCAATCTCCAGGATCTCGCCACGGTCCGTGGCGCGACGTCGCTTCCGGTTTTGGTCGGCAGCGGCGTGACTCCAGACAACGTCACCGCCATCTTGGACCACGCCAACGCGGTGATCGTCGCCAGCGCGCTCAAACATGGCGGGAGCTGGTGGAACGCCGTTGACCCTGTCCGCCTTCGGGCCTTCATGGCCGTCGTCGAGCAAGCACGGGCATGA
- a CDS encoding sensor histidine kinase, whose translation MSAPPRLSSSAKTTSGPRSTHPVRERTLKFSIAELPVAIRLPLAAAAMIFLAAVASTQAALFVMTRHSERQTELLGQVYLDGLSAAVLPYARTGDAAAIEDALRRALSFHEGIIERQVGFVDSRETVITLARDETGTPQPLPGAITAQPAGVLRRDDGSVWFWRSLQIGDRSYGKVAAHLDASGFQGDREWLRWLLFFADLVFSGLCAIAGFFMMRRIQQPVTIIAQRLYQAALGTPKPIEAASMPDENSSRMMFHAFNAMVHASRERESMLAHMAEQQRKADLGQLAAVIAHEVRNPLAGMRTAISTLRRFGDQAPTRDETLGFLDRGVDALGQVVDATLASYRPQADWRPLTRRDFDDLRLLVEADSRARKVTLLFDVALPESLPVPALEVRQVLLNLLLNAMRATPQGGRVGLSARIGQASLLLAVSDTGEGIPPSLARVYEQGPDGLEGPGLGIGIVIRLVERLSGRIGIDASPQTGTTVTLTLPLGSEERQS comes from the coding sequence ATGAGCGCGCCTCCCCGATTGTCATCTTCGGCTAAGACGACCTCGGGTCCGCGTTCAACCCACCCGGTTCGGGAGCGAACCCTGAAATTCTCGATCGCCGAGCTGCCGGTCGCGATCCGGCTGCCGCTCGCCGCGGCAGCTATGATTTTTCTCGCGGCCGTAGCCTCGACCCAGGCCGCGCTGTTTGTGATGACGCGTCATAGCGAGCGGCAGACCGAACTGCTGGGGCAAGTCTATCTGGACGGCCTGTCTGCCGCCGTGCTTCCCTATGCACGGACTGGAGACGCTGCGGCGATCGAGGACGCATTGCGCCGGGCTCTTTCGTTCCACGAGGGCATCATCGAGCGGCAGGTCGGCTTCGTCGATTCCCGCGAGACCGTTATCACCCTGGCGCGAGACGAGACCGGCACTCCGCAACCGCTGCCGGGCGCGATCACGGCACAGCCGGCCGGGGTTCTCCGGCGCGACGACGGAAGCGTCTGGTTCTGGCGATCCCTGCAGATCGGCGACCGGTCCTACGGGAAGGTGGCTGCCCATCTCGACGCGTCTGGGTTCCAAGGTGACCGCGAATGGCTGCGCTGGCTCCTGTTTTTTGCTGACCTTGTCTTTTCGGGGCTTTGTGCGATCGCCGGTTTCTTCATGATGCGCCGGATCCAGCAGCCAGTGACGATCATCGCGCAACGCCTCTATCAGGCAGCCTTGGGCACCCCCAAGCCGATCGAGGCTGCCTCTATGCCGGATGAGAACTCGTCGAGGATGATGTTCCACGCCTTCAATGCCATGGTCCACGCCAGTCGCGAGCGGGAGAGCATGCTTGCGCATATGGCAGAACAGCAGCGTAAGGCCGATCTCGGTCAGCTCGCGGCCGTGATCGCGCACGAGGTCCGCAATCCGCTGGCGGGCATGCGCACCGCAATATCGACGCTTCGCCGTTTCGGCGACCAGGCGCCGACGCGCGATGAGACGCTCGGCTTCCTGGATCGTGGGGTCGATGCGCTGGGGCAGGTCGTCGACGCGACGCTCGCGAGCTACCGTCCTCAGGCGGATTGGCGTCCGCTGACGCGCCGGGATTTTGACGATCTTCGCCTGCTGGTCGAGGCGGACAGCCGGGCGCGGAAGGTAACGCTGCTTTTTGATGTGGCCCTGCCGGAGAGCCTTCCCGTTCCGGCGCTGGAGGTCCGGCAGGTGCTGCTGAATCTCCTGCTCAACGCGATGCGAGCGACGCCTCAGGGCGGCCGCGTCGGCCTTTCGGCCCGTATCGGACAGGCCTCGCTGCTGCTCGCTGTATCTGATACCGGCGAAGGCATCCCGCCCTCGCTCGCTCGCGTCTACGAGCAAGGTCCAGATGGCCTCGAGGGTCCCGGTCTTGGGATTGGCATCGTGATCCGTCTCGTTGAACGGCTGAGCGGGCGGATCGGGATCGACGCCTCGCCGCAGACCGGCACAACGGTCACGCTGACGCTGCCGCTGGGATCTGAGGAACGGCAGTCATGA
- a CDS encoding PfkB family carbohydrate kinase has protein sequence MSRSKKTSNADDLVREGHVRVVDRPEIRRSGEPTIDDVARHAGVSKGTVSHVLSGKIRVSPQTRARVEGAIRDLAFQPAEAARSLTARKRLADGERHAPAHVPRLTTVGYVSVDFTAQLDRLPRREERRLSRAIGKTIGGPAANVAAVAAGIGPPFPISASILTAIGVDQDSDWATAELWGRRVDVITPPERRSGRVNRALVLVEADGRRTIVNEPSLLAEVDVEHFLATTDAKPLTWCLHFEGYQVPSRMAAVAAARKAGFVVSMQATGMPPDWLAAHHATAFGAFDIMVLHRESLTQIEPAAATVEAGIEALAALACRTPVWPRLVVVTLGERGAVAVAGDGALSYAAAPAVEVVDLTGAGDAFVGALLAAVLNDAPTDMALRLACAAGSLQTTRYGAQEVLPGAAALSHLAGMPTAAFAALTNGPEPIS, from the coding sequence ATGTCTCGTTCCAAGAAGACGTCGAACGCTGACGATCTGGTGAGGGAGGGACATGTTCGGGTGGTAGACAGGCCTGAGATCCGCCGCTCGGGAGAACCAACCATCGATGACGTTGCGCGACATGCGGGCGTCTCGAAGGGGACGGTGTCGCATGTGCTGAGCGGCAAAATCCGGGTTTCGCCGCAAACGCGCGCGCGGGTCGAGGGCGCGATCCGCGACCTCGCGTTCCAGCCTGCTGAAGCGGCCCGCTCGTTGACCGCGCGAAAGCGGCTGGCCGATGGTGAGCGCCATGCTCCGGCCCATGTCCCGCGCCTGACGACCGTCGGCTACGTGTCGGTCGACTTTACGGCCCAGCTGGACCGCCTGCCCCGCCGCGAGGAACGGCGGCTGTCGCGCGCCATTGGCAAGACGATCGGCGGGCCTGCCGCGAATGTCGCCGCCGTTGCCGCCGGCATCGGTCCGCCCTTTCCCATATCGGCCTCGATCCTCACCGCCATCGGCGTCGATCAGGACAGCGACTGGGCCACCGCCGAGCTCTGGGGGCGCCGCGTGGACGTCATCACGCCCCCCGAGCGGCGCAGTGGCCGCGTGAACCGGGCGCTGGTCTTGGTCGAGGCGGATGGCCGGCGCACCATCGTCAACGAGCCTTCGCTGCTGGCCGAGGTCGATGTCGAGCATTTCCTCGCCACGACCGACGCCAAGCCACTGACCTGGTGCCTCCATTTCGAGGGCTATCAGGTGCCAAGCCGGATGGCGGCTGTGGCCGCCGCCCGCAAGGCCGGCTTCGTCGTGTCGATGCAGGCGACTGGCATGCCGCCCGATTGGCTGGCCGCGCATCATGCGACAGCGTTTGGCGCCTTCGACATCATGGTTCTGCATCGCGAATCCCTGACCCAGATCGAGCCCGCGGCGGCCACCGTCGAAGCCGGTATCGAGGCCCTTGCCGCCCTCGCTTGCCGCACACCGGTTTGGCCGCGCCTCGTCGTGGTGACGCTGGGCGAAAGAGGCGCTGTCGCTGTCGCAGGGGACGGCGCCTTGAGCTACGCAGCCGCGCCTGCTGTGGAGGTTGTCGATCTCACCGGGGCGGGCGACGCCTTCGTCGGTGCGCTCCTCGCGGCCGTGCTCAACGACGCCCCGACCGATATGGCTTTGCGCCTCGCCTGCGCCGCCGGCAGCCTGCAAACCACCCGCTATGGCGCCCAGGAGGTTCTCCCTGGTGCAGCGGCTCTCTCCCATCTCGCCGGAATGCCGACAGCGGCATTCGCGGCCCTCACAAACGGACCGGAACCGATCTCGTGA
- a CDS encoding Na+/H+ antiporter subunit E, producing MKAFANAALAWGRLAGLFLKELALSVKEVTLTVLDPQRASRSAILAVPLDVKSDAGITLLANMITLTPGTVSLHVSEDRATLYVHVMNVSDLSVRQIKDGFERRVKEVLP from the coding sequence ATGAAGGCTTTCGCGAACGCCGCGCTCGCCTGGGGGCGGCTGGCTGGCCTCTTCCTGAAGGAACTGGCGCTCTCGGTGAAGGAGGTGACGCTCACCGTCCTAGACCCGCAGCGAGCCAGTCGATCAGCCATCCTCGCCGTCCCGCTCGATGTCAAAAGCGACGCCGGCATCACCCTGCTCGCCAACATGATCACGCTGACGCCGGGCACGGTGAGTCTGCACGTCAGCGAGGACCGCGCGACCCTCTACGTCCATGTGATGAACGTATCGGACCTCAGCGTCCGGCAAATCAAGGATGGCTTCGAGCGCAGAGTGAAGGAGGTTCTGCCATGA
- a CDS encoding glutamine amidotransferase: protein MAKRILLAGESWTSTATHIKGWDQFPSVTHHRGADAFIAALSGGDYVFDYMLCHEAAEGFPSTPAALDAYDAIILSDIGANTLLLPPQVWIHSQRAPNRLKLLRDYVERGGGLIMVGGYYSFQGINGAARYRNTAVEAVLPVSIHPYDDRLELPEGIHPVVAQGAADHDVLAGLPTELPYLLGVNETVLKPGAKALLTLPPEEGGHPLLAIGEAGRGRTAAWTTDIGPHWLPNEFLAWQGFRPLWMQLLDWVVRKG, encoded by the coding sequence ATGGCCAAGCGCATTCTCCTGGCCGGCGAGAGCTGGACCTCGACCGCAACCCACATCAAGGGCTGGGACCAGTTTCCATCGGTCACGCATCACCGCGGGGCCGACGCTTTCATCGCCGCATTGTCGGGAGGAGACTATGTCTTCGACTACATGCTCTGCCATGAGGCGGCGGAGGGGTTTCCATCGACTCCAGCCGCGCTCGACGCCTATGATGCGATCATTCTCAGCGATATCGGAGCCAACACGCTCCTCCTGCCACCGCAGGTCTGGATCCATTCGCAGCGTGCGCCCAACCGCCTGAAGCTGCTGCGCGACTATGTCGAGCGCGGCGGCGGTCTCATCATGGTCGGCGGCTATTACAGCTTCCAGGGGATTAACGGCGCGGCCCGATACCGGAACACGGCCGTCGAAGCCGTGCTGCCCGTCTCGATCCATCCCTATGATGACCGCCTTGAGCTGCCCGAGGGCATTCATCCCGTCGTTGCCCAAGGCGCAGCGGATCATGACGTCCTCGCCGGCCTGCCGACGGAACTGCCCTATCTGCTCGGCGTCAACGAGACCGTGTTGAAGCCCGGCGCCAAGGCCCTTCTGACCTTGCCGCCCGAAGAGGGCGGGCACCCGCTGCTGGCCATCGGCGAGGCCGGCCGCGGCCGCACCGCCGCCTGGACGACCGACATCGGCCCGCACTGGCTGCCGAACGAGTTTCTGGCCTGGCAGGGCTTCAGGCCGCTGTGGATGCAACTGCTCGACTGGGTCGTCCGCAAGGGGTGA
- the hpxZ gene encoding oxalurate catabolism protein HpxZ produces the protein MSEKTPAMTIDQEAVVAEVADAFAGYEQALMGYDPAALDGFFWSDDRAVRFGIAENLYGHAAIAAYRRTRTSVPQRVLSNTRIIAIGRDAAAVSTEFRYPGDPRIGRQSQTWARMPEGWRVVAAHVSFQEDVER, from the coding sequence ATGAGCGAGAAGACGCCTGCGATGACGATCGACCAGGAGGCGGTTGTGGCGGAGGTGGCGGACGCCTTCGCCGGCTATGAGCAGGCGCTGATGGGCTACGATCCGGCGGCACTGGACGGCTTCTTCTGGAGCGATGACCGCGCAGTCCGTTTCGGCATTGCCGAAAACCTCTATGGCCATGCGGCCATCGCGGCCTATCGGCGTACCCGCACCTCCGTCCCGCAGCGCGTGCTGTCCAATACGCGCATCATCGCGATCGGTCGCGATGCGGCGGCCGTCAGTACCGAGTTCCGCTATCCCGGCGATCCTCGGATCGGACGACAGAGCCAGACCTGGGCCCGTATGCCGGAAGGCTGGCGCGTCGTCGCAGCGCATGTCTCGTTCCAAGAAGACGTCGAACGCTGA
- a CDS encoding sigma-54-dependent transcriptional regulator — MIRGPVILVVEDDQVLGGAITQRLKLEGFEPIWAQDLRSALAAMRRRSPAFVLCDIRLPDGSGEEFYRRAQSFLGLTPIVFATAYGEVEQAVRLVKAGADDYLTKPYDVDDLVGRIRARLRSSAESPQAEVTEVPSGAMAVLGKQLERAAGSRLPVLMTGETGVGKEVAARRLHEASPWSAEPFVAVNCGAIPKDLLESQFFGHRRGAFTGAVEAHVGHFEEVGAGTLFLDEIGELDLRLQAALLRVLQDGRFRPVGATRDGEFRGRIVAATNADLNRMRRDGRFRDDLFFRLSVLTFAIPPLRERVNEILPLARRFLDESKQQGAEAKQFAEEARLALVNHDWPGNVRELRNRIARAGVMVDGPLIGPADLFPEQRLADLPKTDLSRARAAADAAVIEKALVQTGGNVGEAAKLLGVSRTTLWKRRSSAVADR; from the coding sequence ATGATCCGCGGTCCCGTCATCCTCGTCGTCGAGGACGATCAGGTCTTGGGGGGCGCGATCACGCAGCGCCTGAAGCTCGAAGGGTTCGAGCCGATCTGGGCGCAGGACTTGCGCTCGGCGCTCGCGGCGATGCGGCGACGCAGCCCGGCCTTCGTGCTGTGCGACATCCGCCTGCCTGACGGGTCGGGCGAGGAGTTCTATCGCCGGGCACAAAGCTTTCTCGGGCTCACCCCAATCGTCTTCGCGACCGCCTATGGCGAGGTCGAGCAGGCGGTACGTCTCGTGAAGGCTGGTGCCGACGACTATCTGACCAAGCCTTATGATGTCGACGATCTCGTCGGGCGCATTCGCGCGAGGCTGCGTTCATCCGCCGAGAGCCCGCAAGCCGAGGTAACAGAGGTTCCATCGGGCGCAATGGCGGTGCTCGGTAAACAGCTAGAGCGCGCGGCCGGCTCCAGGCTGCCGGTTTTGATGACGGGTGAGACCGGCGTCGGCAAGGAGGTGGCGGCCAGGCGTCTCCACGAGGCCTCGCCATGGTCGGCCGAGCCGTTCGTCGCCGTAAATTGCGGAGCGATCCCCAAGGATCTGCTCGAAAGCCAGTTCTTCGGCCATCGGCGCGGAGCCTTCACCGGAGCCGTGGAGGCGCATGTCGGACATTTCGAGGAGGTCGGAGCTGGCACTCTCTTTCTTGACGAGATCGGCGAGCTCGACCTGCGGCTGCAGGCCGCGCTGCTGCGAGTACTTCAGGACGGACGGTTCCGTCCTGTCGGCGCGACGCGGGATGGCGAGTTTCGGGGACGGATCGTCGCTGCCACGAATGCCGACCTCAATCGGATGCGCCGGGACGGGCGATTCCGCGACGACTTATTCTTCCGCCTCTCGGTGCTGACCTTCGCGATCCCGCCGCTGCGCGAACGAGTCAATGAGATCCTGCCGCTCGCCCGGCGTTTTCTCGACGAATCGAAGCAGCAAGGCGCGGAGGCGAAGCAATTCGCCGAGGAGGCGCGCCTCGCCTTGGTGAACCATGACTGGCCGGGCAATGTGCGCGAACTGCGGAACCGGATTGCCCGCGCGGGCGTCATGGTTGATGGACCCCTGATCGGCCCCGCCGACCTCTTTCCCGAACAACGGCTCGCTGATCTGCCGAAAACCGACCTCTCGCGCGCGCGAGCTGCCGCAGACGCCGCCGTCATCGAGAAGGCCCTCGTGCAGACGGGCGGGAATGTTGGAGAGGCCGCCAAGCTACTTGGCGTATCTCGGACGACGCTCTGGAAGCGGCGCTCCTCGGCGGTCGCTGACAGATAG
- a CDS encoding monovalent cation/H+ antiporter complex subunit F, which translates to MSAESIHQVAVVLAALLVLAALVCAGVRIVRGPGGPDRVVALDMLSLLGVAATGIAVVASGSAAFLDIALGVALVGFLTTVAFAGFIERGSINEEER; encoded by the coding sequence ATGAGCGCCGAATCCATCCACCAGGTCGCGGTCGTGCTTGCGGCGCTGCTCGTGCTGGCTGCGCTGGTCTGCGCCGGGGTGCGCATCGTGCGAGGCCCGGGAGGGCCGGACCGCGTGGTCGCCCTCGACATGCTGAGTCTGCTTGGTGTCGCGGCCACGGGGATCGCCGTCGTGGCGTCGGGGTCCGCCGCCTTTCTCGACATCGCTCTGGGCGTGGCACTGGTCGGCTTTCTGACGACGGTGGCCTTCGCCGGTTTCATCGAACGCGGATCGATCAACGAAGAGGAGCGCTAA
- a CDS encoding ribokinase translates to MSRVVVFGNASLDIILTLEAFPSAGETVLAREVLTCAGGKGLNQALAAARFGHPVHFAAAIGHDNAATLIQAALATEQGLSTRWLFRSLATDMSSIWLDGTGENMISSSNFCAHSVTAADAERELATLHSEDWLVLQGNLTLDATRAAIGMAQRAGARVLLNTAPMQGWMRDVVPLVDVLVANTVESSQMTGLDAEPAVAALLELGAEHVVVTRGSTGASWRSRDVAIDLPAPHVVAVDTAGAGDMFVGSLAASLANKQPLPQALERAITLASFTVTRKGTSTSFPSREEVTRLSPFRH, encoded by the coding sequence ATGAGCCGCGTCGTCGTCTTCGGCAACGCTTCGCTTGACATCATCCTGACGCTGGAGGCGTTCCCGAGCGCTGGAGAAACGGTGCTGGCGCGCGAAGTCCTCACCTGCGCGGGCGGCAAGGGCCTCAACCAGGCGCTGGCCGCCGCGCGGTTCGGTCATCCCGTTCATTTCGCCGCCGCGATCGGACATGACAACGCAGCAACCCTGATACAGGCGGCGTTGGCGACAGAACAGGGCCTGTCCACGCGCTGGCTCTTTCGCAGCCTCGCCACCGACATGTCGTCGATCTGGCTCGACGGCACGGGCGAGAACATGATCTCAAGTTCGAACTTCTGCGCACACTCGGTGACCGCAGCGGACGCGGAGCGCGAGCTCGCGACTCTGCACTCAGAGGATTGGTTGGTGCTCCAGGGCAACCTCACGCTTGATGCCACCAGGGCCGCCATTGGCATGGCCCAGCGGGCTGGCGCACGGGTTCTGCTCAACACGGCGCCTATGCAGGGCTGGATGCGGGATGTCGTTCCTCTGGTCGATGTTCTCGTCGCCAACACCGTTGAAAGCAGCCAGATGACGGGCCTTGACGCCGAGCCAGCCGTCGCGGCCTTGCTTGAACTCGGTGCCGAGCACGTCGTTGTGACGCGAGGCTCGACGGGCGCGAGCTGGCGCAGCCGCGATGTCGCAATCGACCTGCCTGCACCGCACGTCGTCGCTGTCGATACTGCGGGGGCTGGAGACATGTTCGTTGGCAGCCTGGCCGCCAGTCTTGCCAACAAGCAGCCGCTGCCTCAGGCCTTGGAGAGAGCTATCACGCTGGCCTCGTTCACCGTCACGAGGAAGGGTACGTCCACGTCATTTCCCTCGCGCGAGGAGGTCACGCGCCTGAGCCCTTTCCGGCATTGA
- the mnhG gene encoding monovalent cation/H(+) antiporter subunit G, translated as MLWLSSLFLVVGATICLIAAAGVLRLPDFFMRMHAATEAGVAGCGLVLIGVAFAYPSLDVWVKVVLGVGFLLVTTPIAGHLLARAGYVGGVPLWTGTSGDELAGALKRGSFDRPSVSHVPAPGRSGVEPERFRVVVALSSSPLGDEIVARAIDLAKAHNGEIRAMAIIDTKMLAHVGPVPLGGNHYASRLRTKRIEQARHRLAASVERFEAAVTQTGIPYDIKLDEGDPARFLRSHLPPRGLVLIDAHHWFDHGAGDGVTDPLAHLVMRGIFPLAAVGASTSSIERIVFLHDGTPHSDRTLAWFLATDPWPDARLAIRAAEGVDTAAVTDFVLPVFAAERRDPPCIESRQQPLAADVIIHGNQGHPGWINSSRRAKSDERASPIVIFG; from the coding sequence ATGCTCTGGCTGTCGTCACTTTTTCTCGTCGTCGGCGCCACAATCTGCCTCATCGCGGCGGCGGGCGTGCTGCGCCTACCCGATTTTTTCATGCGCATGCATGCTGCGACCGAGGCCGGCGTGGCCGGCTGCGGCCTGGTCCTGATCGGCGTCGCCTTCGCCTATCCTTCACTCGACGTCTGGGTAAAGGTCGTGCTGGGCGTCGGCTTCCTGCTGGTGACCACGCCGATCGCAGGCCATTTGCTCGCGCGTGCCGGCTATGTCGGCGGCGTGCCTCTCTGGACCGGCACGAGCGGCGACGAGCTGGCTGGAGCGCTGAAGCGCGGCTCCTTCGACCGACCTTCGGTGAGCCACGTGCCCGCTCCTGGACGGTCGGGAGTCGAGCCAGAGCGGTTTCGCGTCGTCGTCGCGCTGTCGTCGAGCCCACTCGGCGATGAAATCGTGGCACGGGCGATCGATCTGGCGAAGGCTCATAACGGCGAGATCAGGGCCATGGCCATCATCGATACGAAAATGTTGGCCCATGTCGGCCCGGTTCCGCTCGGCGGCAATCACTATGCGTCGCGTCTGCGGACGAAACGCATCGAACAGGCCAGGCACAGGCTCGCCGCGAGCGTCGAACGGTTCGAGGCGGCGGTCACGCAGACCGGCATTCCCTATGACATAAAGCTCGACGAGGGCGATCCCGCGAGGTTCCTGCGCTCACACTTGCCGCCGCGAGGCCTCGTGCTGATCGACGCTCATCATTGGTTCGACCACGGCGCCGGCGATGGCGTCACGGACCCGCTAGCCCATCTCGTCATGCGCGGCATCTTTCCGCTGGCGGCGGTCGGAGCATCGACGAGTTCGATCGAGCGCATCGTCTTTCTGCATGACGGCACACCCCACAGCGACCGGACGCTCGCTTGGTTTCTCGCCACCGATCCGTGGCCGGATGCTCGGCTGGCAATCCGCGCCGCGGAAGGCGTCGACACAGCCGCCGTAACGGATTTTGTACTGCCAGTGTTCGCAGCCGAAAGAAGAGATCCGCCATGCATCGAAAGCCGACAGCAACCGCTCGCCGCCGATGTCATCATACATGGCAATCAGGGGCATCCCGGCTGGATCAACTCGTCGCGGCGTGCAAAGTCCGATGAGCGCGCCTCCCCGATTGTCATCTTCGGCTAA
- a CDS encoding Na+/H+ antiporter subunit D — MSTHLLLSMPILWPLLGVALCCILWRRPRAQRIVSLAASAGLLLSSVALLAATGDGTVLAKQFGGWAAPFGISFVGDMLSAAMVVITGLMAVAVGIYGLVDDADSREAALYHPLYQGLLLGVTGAFLTGDIFNLYVWFEVMLISSFGLLALGGTREQLDAGVKYVTLNLVATTLFLICVAFLYGLTGSLNMADIARLLPNVENQGLVTTIAVLFLVAFGSKAAVFPLFFWLPASYHTASAPIVAIFAALLTKVGVYAIIRSFTLLFDLSQGFTAPIIGIIAVLTMVSGVLGAAAHFDVRKILSFHIISQIGYMLLGIAVATPLAIGGAILYIIHHIVVKANLFLLAGVINRAGGSFELKRVGGLYSTLPWLGVLFLIPALSLAGLPPLSGFWSKFVVVKASIDAGHALLAATALAVGVLTLYSMLKIWNEAFWKAAPAESTAAMQRWLTDAGTRRTMLTPIVLLATITLTIGLMAEPFVAFSLRAGEQLLDKSSYIEAVLGPGAQRTAEARP, encoded by the coding sequence ATGAGCACCCATCTCCTTCTATCGATGCCGATCCTCTGGCCCCTTTTGGGCGTCGCGCTCTGCTGCATCTTGTGGCGGAGGCCGCGCGCTCAGCGAATCGTCAGCCTCGCCGCGAGCGCCGGGCTCCTGCTGTCGTCCGTCGCACTGCTCGCGGCGACTGGGGACGGCACCGTGCTGGCGAAGCAGTTCGGAGGCTGGGCAGCGCCGTTCGGCATCAGTTTCGTTGGTGACATGCTATCCGCCGCCATGGTGGTCATCACCGGGCTGATGGCGGTCGCTGTCGGCATCTATGGTCTGGTCGATGACGCCGACTCGCGCGAGGCCGCACTCTACCATCCGCTTTATCAGGGCCTGCTGCTGGGAGTTACCGGCGCTTTCCTGACCGGCGACATCTTCAACCTCTATGTCTGGTTCGAGGTCATGCTGATCTCGTCGTTCGGCCTGCTGGCGCTCGGCGGCACGCGCGAGCAGCTCGACGCGGGGGTCAAATACGTCACCCTCAACCTCGTCGCGACAACGCTCTTCCTGATCTGCGTAGCCTTCCTCTACGGGCTGACTGGCAGCCTCAATATGGCCGACATCGCGCGACTGTTGCCCAATGTGGAGAACCAAGGGCTGGTCACCACCATCGCGGTGCTATTCCTCGTTGCTTTCGGTTCGAAGGCGGCGGTGTTCCCGCTGTTCTTCTGGCTGCCTGCCTCTTATCACACCGCCTCGGCGCCGATTGTGGCGATCTTCGCCGCGCTGCTGACCAAGGTCGGCGTCTACGCCATCATCCGGAGCTTCACGCTCCTCTTCGATCTCTCGCAGGGCTTCACGGCGCCGATCATCGGCATCATCGCCGTGTTGACGATGGTCAGCGGCGTCCTGGGAGCGGCGGCGCATTTCGACGTGCGAAAGATCCTGTCGTTCCATATCATCAGCCAGATCGGCTACATGCTGCTCGGCATTGCCGTCGCCACTCCGCTCGCGATCGGCGGCGCGATCCTCTACATCATCCACCACATCGTGGTGAAGGCGAACCTGTTCCTACTGGCGGGCGTCATCAACCGCGCCGGCGGCTCCTTCGAGCTTAAGCGGGTCGGGGGGCTTTACAGCACGCTGCCCTGGCTTGGCGTCTTGTTCCTGATACCGGCGCTCTCGCTGGCGGGACTGCCTCCGCTCTCCGGCTTCTGGTCGAAATTCGTGGTGGTGAAGGCGAGCATCGACGCCGGCCATGCTCTGTTGGCGGCGACTGCGCTCGCGGTCGGCGTGCTGACACTCTATTCGATGCTGAAGATCTGGAACGAAGCCTTCTGGAAAGCCGCTCCGGCCGAGAGCACCGCCGCGATGCAGCGCTGGCTCACCGATGCCGGCACGCGCCGCACGATGCTGACGCCCATCGTTCTGCTCGCCACAATCACCCTGACGATCGGTCTGATGGCCGAACCCTTCGTCGCCTTCTCGCTCCGTGCGGGCGAGCAGCTACTCGACAAGAGTTCCTACATCGAGGCGGTGCTCGGGCCTGGCGCGCAGCGCACGGCGGAGGCCCGGCCATGA